A portion of the Tachysurus fulvidraco isolate hzauxx_2018 chromosome 8, HZAU_PFXX_2.0, whole genome shotgun sequence genome contains these proteins:
- the sost gene encoding sclerostin, with product MQVNWVVMHRSAVLLLLQGCLSATAGGWRELKNDATELIPEYTEHTVHPEHRLQSSNNNTMNEAKNGGRRQADNSPTYEASEMSCRELRSNRYITDGSCRSAKPVNELVCSGQCLPAHLMLNSILRSKWWRSSSADFRCIPAHYRVHRVQLQCPNGNSRTYKIRVVTSCKCKRFTRHHNQSDAKDPTSQRKRQNKKRARLQQTRSRSREPTISSNSY from the exons ATGCAGGTGAACTGGGTGGTGATGCACCGGAGCGCagtgctgctgttgctgcaggGCTGCCTGAGCGCCACagctggaggatggagagaatTAAAGAACGACGCTACGGAGTTGATCCCGGAGTACACCGAGCACACAGTACATCCAGAACACCGACTTCAGTCATCTAATAACAACACGATGAACGAAGCCAAAAACGGGGGCAGGAGGCAGGCAGATAACAGCCCTACATATG AAGCCTCTGAGATGAGCTGCCGAGAGCTGCGATCTAACCGCTACATCACTGATGGTTCGTGTCGTAGTGCCAAGCCAGTGAATGAGCTTGTGTGTTCAGGCCAGTGCCTGCCTGCTCACTTGATGCTCAACTCCATCCTTCGGAGCAAGTGGTGGCGCAGCAGTTCTGCTGACTTCCGCTGCATTCCGGCACACTACCGTGTACATCGTGTACAGCTCCAGTGCCCCAACGGCAATAGCCGGACCTACAAAATCCGAGTGGTGACCTCATGCAAGTGCAAGCGCTTCACCCGACACCACAACCAGTCAGATGCCAAGGATCCAACTTCTCAAAGAAAACGGCAAAACAAGAAGCGTGCACGTCTCCAGCAAACACGGAGCCGAAGCAGAGAGCCTACTATCAGCAGCAACTCATACTGA